A genomic stretch from Diachasmimorpha longicaudata isolate KC_UGA_2023 chromosome 2, iyDiaLong2, whole genome shotgun sequence includes:
- the LOC135159745 gene encoding uncharacterized protein LOC135159745: MSSAHRMKKFRSLRQTRNSQESSVDLELNDSNSNLQNVRLDEDSTEIEVMKTKKPPVLAKDKVNEALRNTISIRENVVTKVTAKATVESPRVQGGAKPKEVTLSSLSSTPKGKYNRVRVISSSDDTSQEDDTSPQRNDIPLQRDSRASNQSPEMILDSDALNSSLQSNEKRNVRSYSRNSVSNMSIDSEESLRKSVSETPK; encoded by the exons atgtcAAGTGCccacagaatgaaaaaatttcgttcTTTGAGACAAACACGAAATTCTCAGGAAAGTAGTGTTGACTTGGAGTTGAACGACAGCAATTCTAACCTCCAAAACGTGCGACTGGACGAGGATAGCACAGAGATAGAAGTGATGAAAACTAAAAAACCACCTGTTCTAGCTAAAGACAAAGTTAATGAAGCTCTGAGAAATACAATTTCGATACGTGAGAACGTTGTGACGAAAGTAACTGCCAAAGCAACTGTTGAGTCTCCAAGAGTTCAAGGCGGAGCTAAACCAAAAGAAGTCACCTTGTCTTCTCTATCCTCGACACCTAAAGGAAAGTACAATCGAGTTCGTGTAATTAGTAGTTCCGATGACACCTCTCAGGAAGATGATACATCTCCTCAGAGAAATGATATTCCTCTTCAGAGAGACTCGAGAGCATCCAATCAAAGTCCAGAAATGATTTTAG ATAGTGACGCTCTAAATTCTTCACTGCAGTCAAATGAAAAGAGGAATGTACGAAGCTACAGTAGAAATAgtg TTTCGAACATGAGCATTGATTCGGAAGAATCCTTGAGAAAATCTGTCTCCGAAACTCCAAAGTGA